In Actinomadura luteofluorescens, the sequence ACGGGCCCGGAGCGCAGGACGAGAGAGTGGTGGGTCAGCTCGTCGGTGCCGCGCAGGTACACGGCGCCGGCGTCCTCGTGCTGGACGTGCAGGCCCAGCATGTCGACCCAGAACCAGCGGGCGGCGGCCAGGTCGGTGACGGCCAGTTGCGCGTATGCGGAGCGGATCACGTCGGGAGGTGTGGTCATGGTTGCTCCTAGGCGCCGAAGCGGGGCGTGTGCACCTCGCCGAGCATGACGTGCACGATCTTGGATTCGGAGAAGAAGTCGATGCTGTGCGCGCCGCCCTCGCGGCCGAGCCCGGAGTCCTTCACCCCTCCGAAGGGGGTGCGCAGGTCACGAACGTTGTGCGAGTTGATCCAGACCATACCCGAGGCGACTTCGTGGGCGATGCGGTGGCCGCGGCGCAGGTCGCCGGTCCACACGTAGGCGGCGAGCCCGTAGCGGGTGGCGTTGGCCAGTTCGACCGCCTCGCACTCGTCGTCGAAGGGCGCGACGGCCACGACCGGGCCGAAGATCTCCTCCTGGAAGATCCGGGCGTCCCGCGGGACGTCGGTGAACACGGCGGGCTGCAGGTAGTTGCCCTCCGGCAGGTGCCCCGGGCGGCCGCCGCCCGCGACCAGCCTGGCCTCCCGCCGGCCGACCTCGACGTACTCCAGGACCCGCGCGTAGTGCTCCGGATGGACGAGGGCGCCGACCTCGGTGGCGGGGTCGGACGGGAGCCCGACCCGCACCTTCTCGGCGCGCTCGGCGAGCCGCCGGGTGAACTCCTCGTAGACGGGGCGTTCCACGAGCACGCGGGACCCGGCCGTGCAGCGCTCCCCGTTGAGCGAGAAGACGCCGAAGACGACCGAGTCGAGCGCCGCCTCCAGGTCGGCGTCGGCGAACACCACGACGGGGGACTTGCCGCCGAGCTCCATGGACAGCGCTTTCAGGCCGTCGGCTGAGCACCGCATGATGTGCCGCCCGGTGTCGGTGGAGCCGGTGAACGACAGCAGCGGCACGTCCGGGTGGTCGACGAGCGCCTGCCCGGCGGCCTCCCCGAGGCCGTGCACGATGTTGACCACCCCGGCGGGCACGCCCGCCTCGGTGAGGATCTCCGGCCACAGGCCCGCCGACAGCGGCGTCCACTCGGCGGGCTTCAGCACGAGCGTGCAGCCGGACGCCAGCGCCGGGGCGAGCTTCCAGCTCTCCAGCATGAACGGGGTGTTCCACGGGGTGATCAGCCCGGCGACGCCCGCGGGCGTCCGCACGACGTAGTTGAGCTGGGTGTCGCCGACCCGGTAGGCCTCCTCGCCGAGCGCGACGATCACGTCGGCGAAGTAGCGGAAGTTCTCGGCGGCGCGGCGGGCCTGGCCGCGCGCCTGGGTGATCGGCAGCCCGGAGTCGAAGGACTCCAGCTCCGCGAGGCGGTCCTCGCGCGCCTCGACGGCGTCGGCGACGCGGACGAGGATCGAGGCGCGCTCGCGGTTGCCGAGCGCCGCCCAGGCGGGGAACGCCGCGCGGGCCGCGGCCACGGCCCGGTCGACGTCGGCGGGCCCGCCCGCGGCGGCGGTGGTGTAGCGGGTGTTGGACACGGGGTCGGCGACGTCGAAGACCGCGCCGTCGGCGCTGTCGGCGTACGCGCCGCCGATCCAGTGCCGGATGCGGTCCGGCAGCCCGGCCGGGCGGGCGGGGGAGGAGGGGAGGGACATCGTGCTCTCTTCCGGTTCGGTGCGGGAGGCTGGGGCGGCGGGTCAGATCCCCGCGGTGAGGTCGCCGCCCTGGTCGAGCAGGACTCGGATGCGCGCCCGCGCCTCGTCGGAGGGTGCGGCGAGGGGCGGCCGGACGTGCCCGGAGGGGATGCGGCCCTGCCGCTCCAGCACCCACTTGGCGGGTGCCGGGTTCGTCTCGACGAACAGCACGTCCACGAGGGGGTGCAGCCGGTAGTGCAGGTCGCGGGCGGCGGCGTGGTCGCCCGCCGTCCACAGCTCGTACATGCGGGCGACCGCGGCGGGCGCGAGGTTGGCGACGGCGCTGACGAACCCGGCGCCGCCGAGGGCGAGCAGCGGCAGACACAGCAGCTCGATGCCGGACCAGACGAGCAGTTCGGGCCCGCAGGCGTGCAGGACGCGGGAGAAGTGCTCGAAGTCCTTGGTCGTCTCCTTGATCCCGACGACGTTGTCGAAGTCGGCGAACAGCCGCCGGACGGTCTCGGGCGCGATGTCCACGGCCGTCCGGGACGGCACGTTGTAGATCACCAGCGGCAGGTCGGGGAACTCGCGCGCCACGGTCGCGTACCAGTCGTACAGGGCCCGCTGGGTGGGCCGCGCGTAGTACGGGGTGATCACCAGGGCGGCGTCGGCGCCGGCGTCGCGGGCCGCGGCGGTGATCTCCAGCGTCTCCTCCAGCTTCGCCGAGCCGGTGCCGGGCAGGAACGGGACGCGGTCCGCGACCTCGCCGGCGGCGGTGCGGATCGCGGCGATCCGCTCGGCGGCGGTCTGGCTGCTCGGCTCCCCGGTGGAACCGCCGAGCGAGATCCCGTGCGAGCCGGACTCCAGCTGCCAGCGGACCAGCCCGCGCAGCGCGTCGTGGTCGACGGCGCCGGCGGCGGTGAACGGTGTGACGACGGGCGCGATCGACCCGCGGATCGCGGCCGGATCGGTGCGGAACTTCAACTCATCGCTCCTCGGTTGGGGTTCGTCGGCCGCCGCGGCGCCAGGCCTCGTAGGCCTCCCGCCGGCGCGGCCCGAGCGGGTACAGGCCCTCGACGGGCTCGCCGGCGGCGACGCGCTCGGCGATGAAGCGCTCCTGCGCCTCCTGCTCGGCCGCGTCCTCGGCGAGCCCGCGCACGAGGTCCGGCGGGATGACGACGACGCCGTCGGCGTCGCCCACCAGGACGTCGCCGGGCTGGACGAGCGCGCCCCCGCAGGCGATCGGCAGCCCGGTGTCCCAGGGGACGTGGCGGCGCCCGAGCACGGCCGGGTGCGCGCCCGCGTGGAAGACCGGCAGGTCCAGACCGGCGACGGCGGCGCTGTCGCGGAGCCCGCCGTCGGTGACGACCCCCGCCGCGCCGCGCCGCAGGGCGCGCAGCGCGAGGATGTCGCCGATCGTGCCGGAGGAGGCGTCGCGGCGCGCGTCCATGACCAGCACCTGGCCCGGTCGGAGTTCCTCGACGGCCCGCTTCTGGGCGTTCATGCCACCGCCGTACCGCTCGAACAGGTCCTCGCGGAGGGGCAGGTAGCGCAGCGTGTGCGCGGTGCCGACCATCTTCACCGCGCCGCCCGCCGGGTGGACGCCGTCGACGGTCATGTGCTGGAGGCCGCGCTTGCGTATCTGGGAGCTGAGCGTGGCGGTCGACAGGCTCCGCAGCGCGGTCGCGGTCGCCTCGTCCAGGACGGGCTCGCGCGTGTGGGCCGGGCCCCAGGCATCGGCCCGGACGGCGTCGTCGACCCGGGGCATGGCGCCCCACCCGGGAAGCGGGTCCGCGTCGGCGACCGTGTTGGACAGGCGCCCGGTGGTGGCGGTCCCGGCGGTCACCTCGACCTCGACGACGTCGCCGGGGGAGACGACGGAGGCGCCGGCGGGGGTGCCGGTGAGGATGACGTCCCCGGCTTCGAGGGTGACCAGCCGGGAGAGGTCGGCGACCAGGTCGGCGAAGGGGAACAGGAGCGTGTCGCTGGTGTCGTCCTGGACGACCTCGCCGTTCACCCAGGTGCGGACGC encodes:
- a CDS encoding fumarylacetoacetate hydrolase family protein, with amino-acid sequence MPHPLGNRPSKIIAVHLNFPSRAKERGRIPAEPSYFLKPPSSLAGTGDPLNRPAGCELMTFEGEIALVVGRRAHRVAPRDAWEHVGWVTAANDAGVHDLRYADRGSNLRSKGSDGFTPLGPRLLDARGLDPRALRVRTWVNGEVVQDDTSDTLLFPFADLVADLSRLVTLEAGDVILTGTPAGASVVSPGDVVEVEVTAGTATTGRLSNTVADADPLPGWGAMPRVDDAVRADAWGPAHTREPVLDEATATALRSLSTATLSSQIRKRGLQHMTVDGVHPAGGAVKMVGTAHTLRYLPLREDLFERYGGGMNAQKRAVEELRPGQVLVMDARRDASSGTIGDILALRALRRGAAGVVTDGGLRDSAAVAGLDLPVFHAGAHPAVLGRRHVPWDTGLPIACGGALVQPGDVLVGDADGVVVIPPDLVRGLAEDAAEQEAQERFIAERVAAGEPVEGLYPLGPRRREAYEAWRRGGRRTPTEER
- the hpaE gene encoding 5-carboxymethyl-2-hydroxymuconate semialdehyde dehydrogenase, whose protein sequence is MSLPSSPARPAGLPDRIRHWIGGAYADSADGAVFDVADPVSNTRYTTAAAGGPADVDRAVAAARAAFPAWAALGNRERASILVRVADAVEAREDRLAELESFDSGLPITQARGQARRAAENFRYFADVIVALGEEAYRVGDTQLNYVVRTPAGVAGLITPWNTPFMLESWKLAPALASGCTLVLKPAEWTPLSAGLWPEILTEAGVPAGVVNIVHGLGEAAGQALVDHPDVPLLSFTGSTDTGRHIMRCSADGLKALSMELGGKSPVVVFADADLEAALDSVVFGVFSLNGERCTAGSRVLVERPVYEEFTRRLAERAEKVRVGLPSDPATEVGALVHPEHYARVLEYVEVGRREARLVAGGGRPGHLPEGNYLQPAVFTDVPRDARIFQEEIFGPVVAVAPFDDECEAVELANATRYGLAAYVWTGDLRRGHRIAHEVASGMVWINSHNVRDLRTPFGGVKDSGLGREGGAHSIDFFSESKIVHVMLGEVHTPRFGA
- the dapA gene encoding 4-hydroxy-tetrahydrodipicolinate synthase, which translates into the protein MKFRTDPAAIRGSIAPVVTPFTAAGAVDHDALRGLVRWQLESGSHGISLGGSTGEPSSQTAAERIAAIRTAAGEVADRVPFLPGTGSAKLEETLEITAAARDAGADAALVITPYYARPTQRALYDWYATVAREFPDLPLVIYNVPSRTAVDIAPETVRRLFADFDNVVGIKETTKDFEHFSRVLHACGPELLVWSGIELLCLPLLALGGAGFVSAVANLAPAAVARMYELWTAGDHAAARDLHYRLHPLVDVLFVETNPAPAKWVLERQGRIPSGHVRPPLAAPSDEARARIRVLLDQGGDLTAGI